A genomic window from Acinetobacter lwoffii includes:
- a CDS encoding MFS transporter, with protein sequence MNKNEHLLASRRFLPMFLTQFFGALNDNVFKQALLLVITYGWIQQQSASISTLNNLAALLFILPYFIFSATAGQIADKYERSQLIRYLKLLEIAIMLLGTVGFLMGNLWILLFALFLMGTHSTFFGPIKYAILPEVLKPNELMSGNALFQSGTSLAILFGMILGGAVIAASAGNLIWISLTVISIALIGYISSRYILKQSIPAPELQVDWNFFRTSLQTLKYAKSLPLIFTILLGNSWYWFYGATYLTQIPQLTLQNLHASENVASLLLTFFSVGIGLGSYLCRKIGGSQVNIKMVPFGAIGLVIFALYLAASLAFVPERTGALIGLADVFQQGWSYYHVMLAVTLLGISGGFYIVPLYAMMQAHSPRSHRARVVAANNILNAVFMVSSAIFSIIILSVLELDLKILFCITAVLSGLFTLWLLFRLKPMIKTAKAPLED encoded by the coding sequence ATGAACAAAAATGAACATTTGTTAGCTTCTCGGCGCTTTTTACCGATGTTTCTGACGCAGTTTTTTGGTGCATTAAACGATAATGTATTTAAACAGGCGTTACTGCTGGTCATTACTTATGGCTGGATTCAACAGCAATCGGCCAGCATCAGCACTTTAAATAATCTGGCGGCTTTACTGTTTATCTTGCCCTATTTTATTTTTTCAGCCACGGCCGGTCAGATTGCCGACAAATACGAACGTTCACAGCTGATTCGCTATCTCAAGCTTCTGGAAATTGCCATTATGTTGCTGGGAACTGTCGGTTTCCTCATGGGCAATTTATGGATTCTGTTATTTGCCCTGTTCCTGATGGGCACCCATTCCACTTTCTTTGGCCCGATCAAATATGCGATTTTACCTGAAGTCCTGAAACCGAATGAACTGATGTCCGGCAATGCCCTGTTTCAGTCCGGAACTTCTCTGGCAATCCTATTCGGTATGATTCTGGGCGGTGCAGTCATTGCAGCTTCCGCCGGCAACCTGATCTGGATCAGTTTAACCGTCATCAGCATCGCCTTGATTGGTTATATATCCAGTCGCTATATCCTGAAACAAAGTATTCCCGCGCCTGAGCTGCAAGTTGACTGGAATTTCTTCCGCACCAGCTTGCAGACCTTGAAATATGCCAAAAGCTTACCTCTGATTTTTACCATTTTACTGGGCAACTCATGGTACTGGTTTTATGGTGCAACCTATCTGACCCAGATTCCTCAGCTGACATTACAAAATCTGCATGCATCTGAAAATGTCGCCAGTCTGCTCTTAACCTTTTTTTCTGTCGGAATTGGTCTGGGTTCATACTTATGCCGTAAAATTGGTGGCAGCCAGGTCAATATCAAGATGGTGCCTTTTGGCGCGATCGGTCTGGTGATCTTTGCCCTGTATCTGGCCGCGAGTCTGGCCTTTGTTCCGGAGCGTACAGGTGCATTAATCGGCTTGGCAGATGTCTTTCAGCAAGGCTGGAGCTATTATCATGTGATGCTGGCCGTCACCTTGCTCGGAATAAGTGGTGGTTTTTATATTGTTCCGCTCTATGCGATGATGCAGGCGCATTCGCCTCGCTCACATCGTGCGCGGGTGGTTGCAGCAAATAACATTTTGAATGCCGTTTTCATGGTATCTTCTGCTATATTCTCGATTATTATTTTAAGTGTTTTAGAGCTTGATCTTAAAATACTTTTTTGTATTACCGCAGTATTGAGTGGCCTGTTTACCTTATGGCTGCTTTTCCGACTCAAACCTATGATCAAAACTGCGAAAGCACCCTTGGAGGATTAA
- the coq7 gene encoding 2-polyprenyl-3-methyl-6-methoxy-1,4-benzoquinone monooxygenase, producing the protein MRQYTGVDKLIHSFDQALRSLVPGTTSARRENPAQPVETQLTVSDARHVAGLMRVNHSGEVCAQALYHGQAMTAKLPNVRREMEQAAIEEQDHLAWCEDRLKELDSHTSLLNPVWYGLSFGMGAIAGIAGDKYSLGFVAETERQVSMHLQHHISQLPPQDERSRRILEQMNEDELHHRDTALNAGGVDLPVPVKIAMTGISKLMTKTSYFI; encoded by the coding sequence ATGCGTCAATATACAGGTGTCGATAAGCTGATTCATTCTTTTGATCAGGCATTACGCAGTCTCGTCCCGGGCACGACATCGGCACGACGTGAAAATCCGGCCCAACCGGTAGAAACACAATTAACGGTCAGTGATGCACGTCATGTAGCAGGTTTAATGCGGGTCAATCATAGTGGTGAGGTTTGCGCACAGGCACTGTACCATGGTCAGGCGATGACGGCTAAACTCCCGAATGTACGTCGTGAAATGGAACAGGCAGCGATTGAAGAACAGGATCATCTGGCCTGGTGTGAAGACCGCTTAAAAGAACTGGATAGCCATACCAGCCTACTCAATCCGGTCTGGTACGGTCTTTCCTTTGGTATGGGCGCGATTGCCGGAATCGCAGGTGACAAATACAGCTTGGGTTTTGTGGCTGAAACAGAACGTCAGGTCAGCATGCATTTACAGCATCATATTAGCCAGTTGCCACCGCAGGATGAACGTTCTCGTCGTATTCTAGAACAGATGAATGAAGATGAACTGCATCATCGGGATACAGCGTTAAATGCTGGCGGTGTAGATCTACCCGTTCCAGTTAAGATCGCCATGACAGGCATTTCCAAGTTGATGACCAAAACCAGTTATTTTATTTAA
- the folB gene encoding dihydroneopterin aldolase, translating to MDAIIIEGLKVETVVGCFNWERQIIQPLMLDLTIQTDLEQASNSDALADTLNYAEICEISSKVIQDAKPELIEHAAKLVLNALFTTFTAIESINITIRKPAIIAQANSVGIRLERHRNDFRPSISE from the coding sequence ATGGACGCCATTATTATTGAAGGTTTAAAGGTTGAGACAGTCGTGGGCTGCTTTAACTGGGAGCGTCAAATTATTCAGCCTCTAATGCTGGATTTGACCATTCAAACCGATTTAGAACAGGCATCAAACTCAGATGCACTTGCAGATACGCTGAATTATGCAGAAATTTGTGAGATTTCCAGCAAAGTCATTCAAGACGCCAAGCCTGAATTGATTGAACATGCAGCAAAGTTAGTGCTGAATGCACTTTTTACTACCTTTACAGCAATTGAATCGATTAATATTACGATCCGTAAGCCTGCCATTATCGCGCAAGCCAATTCTGTAGGGATACGTCTTGAACGCCACCGAAACGATTTTCGCCCTAGCATTAGCGAGTAA
- a CDS encoding DUF1003 domain-containing protein: MKEKHESHKCLVCGKHFLLKNLTPMGTVRQVITEEIAKDIPGWTPQDYICQADLTQYRIQYVHSLLSSEKGEVTDLEFEVIDSMHQHELITKNVETTLEQKWTLGERLADKIATFGGSWTFLICFAIFLGLWITINTVVMVTRPADPYPFILLNLILSCLAAIQAPIIMMSQNRQEAKDRLRSQNDYQINLKAELEIQYLHEKLDHLLLHQWERLAQIQEIQLDLLSEMSKKD; the protein is encoded by the coding sequence ATGAAAGAAAAACATGAAAGCCATAAATGCTTGGTATGCGGCAAGCACTTTCTTCTGAAAAATCTCACCCCGATGGGAACAGTCAGACAAGTCATTACCGAAGAGATTGCCAAAGATATTCCAGGCTGGACACCGCAAGATTATATTTGCCAGGCAGATTTAACCCAGTACCGTATACAGTATGTACATTCATTATTAAGTTCGGAAAAGGGTGAAGTGACTGATCTTGAGTTTGAAGTGATTGATAGCATGCATCAGCATGAACTGATTACCAAAAATGTGGAAACGACCTTAGAGCAAAAGTGGACCTTGGGAGAAAGGCTCGCCGATAAAATTGCAACTTTTGGTGGAAGCTGGACCTTTTTGATTTGTTTTGCAATCTTCTTGGGCCTGTGGATTACGATAAATACTGTGGTGATGGTGACACGACCTGCTGATCCTTATCCTTTTATTCTGTTGAATTTAATCCTATCCTGTCTTGCGGCGATTCAGGCACCTATTATTATGATGAGCCAGAACAGACAGGAAGCAAAAGACCGCTTACGTTCGCAAAATGATTATCAGATCAATTTAAAAGCCGAGCTGGAAATCCAATACTTGCATGAAAAATTAGATCATCTGCTGCTACATCAATGGGAACGGCTGGCGCAAATTCAGGAAATCCAGCTGGACCTGCTTTCTGAAATGAGCAAAAAAGATTAA
- a CDS encoding 2-amino-4-hydroxy-6-hydroxymethyldihydropteridine diphosphokinase, with amino-acid sequence MNATETIFALALASNCHPQQHFQAAQQRISEWGEVQFSPIYMIPCRDGIGADYWNAACLLRSSVSSEDLIELLKQLEQALGRVRPSHQITLDVDLIAWGSDLQHMQFNEKKLPLALDVKVPMFDIWHDAMFEHGSHSFPTVEQLI; translated from the coding sequence TTGAACGCCACCGAAACGATTTTCGCCCTAGCATTAGCGAGTAATTGTCATCCTCAGCAACATTTTCAAGCTGCACAGCAACGTATTTCCGAATGGGGAGAAGTCCAGTTTTCTCCCATTTATATGATTCCTTGCCGTGATGGCATCGGCGCAGATTACTGGAATGCAGCGTGTTTATTGCGAAGTTCGGTGTCTAGTGAAGACCTGATTGAGCTGCTCAAACAGCTGGAACAGGCATTAGGGCGAGTACGTCCATCCCATCAGATTACTTTGGATGTTGATTTGATTGCCTGGGGATCCGATCTTCAACATATGCAGTTTAATGAAAAAAAATTGCCTTTGGCTTTGGATGTGAAAGTGCCCATGTTTGATATCTGGCATGATGCCATGTTCGAACATGGATCACATAGCTTCCCAACAGTTGAACAGCTGATTTAA
- a CDS encoding autotransporter assembly complex protein TamA, with the protein MPAKKNFKKTMLNRSMGPLIPQHSGMQLCMSIFFMMLSHQSMAQTEQPETPVAISQAEMVDELSKEAIRQGVATSETEAEEKIEEALEPEVPVDSMLMLEQQQNAGSGLGEFTPIEFDDLEDLPVQTIDQNMANEIYQVAEQAKQEAQNYRNTQTSETVVADISQQELLEINQAPVNVDQLMQSIQADSQIIVQNNEAGLTLPEVPGQLVAEDDKRPNLFKRLFYKIRPPRQIMTARVPRISADVVIINGQGVAQSNGMLNRKDVPEGHLNLRNNVKAKLSSFTQESFGDFNSALPQLRTLSRQAAQAVGYYNAQFRFEKLSDSRVRVFVTPNEPVLISSQNIEFTGEGAEQPQFQVISLLPEQEEGDIFNHGNYEKTKTRITTAANNNGYFDSFWRLHDVKIAQPQNTADVNLRFETGERYKLGNVEFRMSDPEKEFPLDRDVLESLVTWTDGADYTFWRVNGLANNLTNSRYFNYTLVDAIRPDPLDKELELAPDIQSLIEEQKRTEDQAATMQPARSVSSSQEVTQNVVDEDQFAGSRDQESANLRTLRVEQQTKENEQDRLKVQAREEKKIPVIVTLNADRLNSAEVGLGYGTDTDIRLRGQYRRAIVNKRGHSFDANMELSGIRQSIDGRYNIPYHHPLNDYVSIVGGYEREEREGVAQGEGLLIESAVLGADRIIKNPRGSWQRTFGARYRLDRLKQDGSVDFNQIPEAFRFNTEDEQQSLLVGYEVSRTESDRRVNPTKGFKQTYKIELGSEALLSDADMAIVNAGWRFIYSLGENADHQFVGRADAGYIFTEDFAKVPYNLRYFTGGDQSIRGFDYKSLSPEIDGFKVGGQALGVASLEYNYQFKEGWRAAVFADAGNAYNKEFSNPTEYGAGVGVRWASPIGPIRIDVATGLSDDNYPIRLHFFIGSQL; encoded by the coding sequence ATGCCTGCAAAGAAAAATTTTAAAAAAACGATGCTAAATCGCAGTATGGGGCCTCTCATACCACAGCATAGTGGTATGCAGCTGTGTATGAGCATCTTTTTTATGATGTTATCCCATCAGAGCATGGCACAAACCGAACAGCCAGAAACACCCGTAGCCATTTCTCAGGCAGAAATGGTGGACGAGCTATCTAAAGAAGCGATTCGTCAGGGGGTGGCCACGTCTGAAACTGAAGCAGAAGAAAAAATCGAAGAAGCCTTGGAGCCGGAAGTACCAGTTGACAGCATGTTGATGCTGGAACAACAGCAAAATGCAGGATCTGGTCTGGGTGAATTTACGCCGATCGAGTTTGATGATCTGGAAGATCTGCCAGTACAGACTATTGATCAGAACATGGCGAATGAAATTTACCAGGTAGCCGAGCAAGCCAAACAGGAAGCACAAAACTATCGCAATACTCAGACCAGCGAAACGGTGGTGGCCGATATCAGCCAGCAAGAACTGCTGGAAATCAATCAGGCGCCGGTTAATGTCGATCAGTTGATGCAATCGATTCAGGCTGACAGCCAGATTATTGTACAAAATAATGAAGCCGGATTGACCTTGCCAGAAGTGCCAGGTCAGCTTGTCGCTGAGGATGATAAACGTCCGAATCTGTTCAAACGACTATTTTATAAAATCCGTCCTCCACGTCAGATCATGACCGCAAGAGTTCCCCGCATTAGTGCAGATGTGGTGATCATAAATGGGCAAGGTGTGGCGCAAAGTAACGGTATGCTGAATCGTAAAGATGTGCCTGAAGGCCATCTGAATTTAAGAAATAATGTCAAAGCCAAATTATCCAGTTTTACCCAAGAGTCTTTTGGCGACTTTAATTCGGCTTTGCCGCAATTACGCACCTTGTCCAGACAGGCAGCGCAAGCGGTGGGCTATTATAATGCTCAGTTCAGATTTGAAAAACTCTCTGACAGTCGGGTTCGGGTTTTTGTGACCCCGAATGAACCTGTCCTGATTAGCAGTCAAAATATTGAATTTACTGGAGAGGGCGCCGAACAGCCGCAATTCCAGGTCATCAGTCTTTTACCTGAACAGGAAGAAGGCGATATTTTCAATCATGGCAATTATGAAAAAACCAAGACACGCATTACCACAGCAGCCAATAACAATGGTTATTTTGATTCATTCTGGCGTCTGCATGATGTAAAGATTGCTCAGCCACAAAACACCGCCGATGTGAATCTGCGTTTTGAAACGGGTGAACGTTATAAATTAGGCAATGTCGAGTTCAGAATGAGCGATCCTGAAAAGGAATTTCCGCTGGATCGAGACGTACTGGAAAGTCTGGTCACCTGGACAGATGGTGCAGATTATACCTTCTGGCGGGTGAATGGCTTGGCCAATAACCTGACCAACTCACGTTATTTTAACTATACTCTGGTGGATGCGATTCGCCCTGATCCGCTTGATAAAGAGCTGGAACTGGCACCCGATATTCAAAGCCTGATTGAAGAACAGAAACGGACTGAAGATCAGGCTGCTACTATGCAACCAGCTCGCTCGGTATCCTCTTCTCAGGAAGTGACCCAGAATGTCGTAGATGAAGACCAGTTTGCCGGTAGCCGCGATCAGGAAAGCGCAAATTTAAGAACTTTACGGGTTGAGCAGCAAACCAAAGAGAATGAACAGGACCGTTTAAAAGTACAGGCACGGGAAGAGAAAAAGATTCCAGTGATTGTGACTTTAAATGCAGACCGTTTAAATAGTGCTGAAGTGGGTTTGGGTTATGGCACAGATACCGATATCCGCTTACGTGGTCAATATCGTCGTGCCATTGTGAACAAGCGCGGACATTCGTTTGATGCCAACATGGAGTTATCTGGCATCCGTCAGTCGATTGATGGACGTTATAATATTCCCTATCACCATCCGCTGAATGATTATGTCAGTATTGTGGGTGGTTATGAGCGTGAAGAGCGTGAAGGCGTCGCACAGGGTGAAGGCCTGTTGATTGAATCGGCAGTCTTAGGTGCAGACCGGATTATCAAGAATCCACGTGGTAGCTGGCAGCGGACTTTTGGCGCACGTTATCGTCTGGATCGTTTGAAGCAGGATGGTTCTGTCGATTTTAACCAGATTCCAGAAGCTTTTCGCTTTAATACCGAAGATGAGCAGCAATCGCTATTAGTCGGTTATGAAGTTTCACGTACCGAGAGCGATCGTCGGGTCAACCCAACCAAAGGTTTTAAGCAGACCTATAAGATTGAACTGGGCAGTGAGGCTTTACTCTCTGATGCCGATATGGCCATTGTGAATGCAGGTTGGCGGTTTATCTATTCATTGGGTGAAAATGCAGACCATCAGTTTGTGGGTCGTGCCGATGCAGGCTATATCTTTACTGAAGATTTTGCCAAAGTGCCGTATAACCTGAGATATTTTACCGGGGGTGACCAGAGTATCCGCGGTTTTGATTATAAGAGCCTTTCTCCGGAAATTGACGGTTTTAAAGTAGGTGGTCAGGCCTTGGGCGTGGCTTCATTAGAATATAATTATCAGTTTAAGGAAGGCTGGCGTGCTGCGGTCTTTGCAGATGCCGGAAATGCCTATAATAAAGAATTCAGTAATCCGACCGAATATGGCGCGGGTGTGGGTGTGCGTTGGGCTTCACCGATTGGGCCAATACGTATAGATGTTGCGACTGGACTGTCTGATGACAATTATCCGATTCGTTTACATTTCTTTATTGGATCACAGTTATAA
- a CDS encoding VIT1/CCC1 transporter family protein: MRHSYHLEKHYIERAGWLRAAVLGANDGIISVTSLVVGIAASGASTEILLVTCVAGLISGAASMAAGEYISVKSQQDIETNDLLMEERELQRHPTHELNELKTIYIQRGLEPALAQQVAEQLTNHNALDAHARDEIGISAHTSAQPFLAAFSSAMAFTVGSLFPLISIMILPEHYLDKGVMLIGVLSLGMMGALASYAGGVSVWRGAVRVMLWGIIAMLFSAWIGSLFNVSVA; encoded by the coding sequence GTGCGCCATTCATACCATCTTGAAAAACATTATATCGAACGCGCGGGCTGGCTTCGTGCAGCTGTACTGGGGGCAAATGACGGGATTATTTCGGTCACCAGTCTGGTGGTGGGTATTGCAGCCAGTGGAGCATCCACAGAAATTTTATTGGTGACCTGTGTTGCCGGATTGATTTCTGGAGCCGCATCAATGGCGGCCGGTGAATATATTTCGGTTAAATCCCAGCAAGATATTGAAACCAATGATCTACTCATGGAAGAGCGCGAACTCCAGCGCCATCCCACCCATGAGTTAAATGAGCTCAAAACGATTTATATACAGCGTGGGTTGGAACCTGCTTTGGCACAACAGGTCGCTGAACAGCTGACCAACCATAATGCCTTGGATGCCCATGCTCGAGACGAAATTGGTATTTCAGCACATACCTCTGCCCAACCTTTTCTCGCTGCATTTTCTTCCGCCATGGCCTTTACGGTAGGTTCATTATTCCCTTTAATTTCAATCATGATTTTACCGGAACACTATCTGGATAAAGGCGTCATGCTGATTGGCGTTTTAAGTTTGGGGATGATGGGTGCACTGGCAAGCTATGCCGGTGGAGTAAGTGTCTGGAGAGGTGCTGTTCGGGTGATGCTCTGGGGAATTATCGCCATGTTATTCAGTGCATGGATCGGATCATTATTTAATGTGTCTGTTGCCTAA